A section of the Ignavibacteriales bacterium genome encodes:
- a CDS encoding flavodoxin reductase, translated as MSDILKILSIEHLTHDVLRITVEKSAQLAYIPGQATDLSINKPGWEKELRTFTFTSLPSDENVEFTIKTYPSHNGVTNQLLTLNKGDEIIIHDIYGDIKYKGEGIFIAGGAGVTPFIAIFKQLEEKNEIGNNKLIFANKTVSDIILEDKFNAMLGSNFINVLSDEEREGYEHGFISAELIKKHMDQNTRYFYLCGPPPMMKATEKHLDTLGVKDNFIVKEAF; from the coding sequence ATGTCGGATATTTTAAAAATATTATCCATCGAACACCTGACGCACGATGTACTCAGGATCACTGTAGAAAAATCTGCACAGCTGGCTTACATTCCGGGACAAGCCACAGATTTGTCAATCAATAAACCCGGCTGGGAAAAAGAATTACGGACCTTCACCTTTACTTCTCTACCAAGTGATGAAAATGTAGAATTCACCATAAAAACCTATCCTTCACACAATGGAGTTACGAATCAGCTCCTTACATTAAACAAAGGTGATGAAATTATTATTCATGATATTTATGGGGATATTAAATATAAAGGTGAAGGTATATTTATTGCGGGAGGAGCAGGAGTAACACCTTTCATTGCAATTTTTAAACAACTTGAGGAGAAGAACGAGATCGGTAATAATAAACTGATCTTTGCAAATAAAACTGTTTCTGATATTATTCTGGAAGATAAATTCAACGCGATGCTGGGCAGTAATTTCATCAACGTACTTTCTGACGAAGAACGTGAGGGATATGAACACGGATTTATTTCAGCAGAACTGATAAAAAAGCACATGGACCAAAACACCCGGTATTTCTATCTCTGCGGACCACCGCCGATGATGAAGGCTACAGAAAAGCACTTAGACACATTAGGGGTTAAAGACAACTTTATTGTGAAAGAGGCTTTTTAG
- the nuoK gene encoding NADH-quinone oxidoreductase subunit NuoK — protein sequence MLEVNYYLILSAFLFSIGVIGVLVRRNAIIIFMCIELMLNAINLSLVAFSSYMGDVSGQIFVFMVLTVAAAETAVGLAITISLYRNKDTLNIDELNILKW from the coding sequence ATGCTCGAAGTTAATTATTACCTCATTCTCAGCGCATTTTTATTTTCCATAGGTGTTATTGGAGTACTCGTCCGAAGAAACGCAATCATCATATTTATGTGTATAGAGCTTATGTTAAACGCGATTAATCTATCGTTGGTAGCATTTTCATCATATATGGGCGATGTGAGCGGGCAGATATTCGTTTTCATGGTATTAACTGTCGCTGCAGCTGAGACAGCAGTCGGTCTGGCTATCACTATTTCACTTTACAGGAATAAGGATACACTCAATATCGACGAACTCAACATCTTAAAATGGTAA
- a CDS encoding sigma-70 family RNA polymerase sigma factor: MVSFEKFTETEIIGRIIRGEKSLYELIVRRFNPYLYKIGRSYNYNHEDTQDLMQDTFIDAYKNLNQFEGRASFKTWIIRIMMNNCYRKKRKSSFKNEIIQDMNDNSKPMFISGNNDTEKTIQNRELGHIIEKALVNIPFDYRMVFSLREINGLNVSDTADLLEISESNVKVRLNRAKSMLRKEIESNYAAGELFEFNLIYCDAIVENVMKSINEI; this comes from the coding sequence ATGGTTTCATTTGAAAAGTTTACCGAAACAGAAATTATCGGACGAATTATAAGAGGGGAAAAATCACTTTATGAATTAATTGTAAGAAGGTTTAATCCCTATTTGTATAAGATTGGAAGGTCATACAACTATAATCACGAAGACACACAGGATCTAATGCAGGATACTTTTATTGATGCGTACAAAAATCTGAACCAATTTGAAGGACGCGCGAGCTTTAAAACGTGGATCATTCGCATTATGATGAATAATTGTTACAGGAAAAAAAGGAAGTCTAGCTTTAAAAATGAAATTATACAGGATATGAACGATAACTCAAAACCAATGTTTATCAGCGGTAATAATGACACTGAAAAAACAATTCAAAACCGTGAGTTAGGGCATATCATAGAAAAAGCTCTTGTCAATATTCCTTTCGACTACAGGATGGTTTTTTCCTTACGAGAGATAAACGGACTAAATGTATCGGATACTGCAGACCTTTTGGAAATCAGCGAATCCAATGTCAAGGTCAGGCTAAACAGGGCTAAGTCAATGTTAAGGAAGGAAATAGAAAGCAATTATGCTGCGGGGGAATTGTTCGAATTTAATCTAATCTACTGCGATGCAATAGTAGAAAACGTTATGAAGAGTATAAATGAAATTTAA
- a CDS encoding multicopper oxidase domain-containing protein: MASSQYSQQVSSVVTSTTGRTIQVPDKEGDKKEFIEIINRDNGLSIPPTSYVPQNTASTKKVSIDLYEGEVYIGNGVMYKGFVTNGTIPGPTIIVEEGDIVEFTVNNKGNVPHGASIHAAYTQTSKYLGKIPSGESRTMVFKVTVPGVYMYHCAPGGHAIPMHIIFGQYGMMVVKPKKQYKMEQILNKKPDVEIYLNQHEFYASGKDAVTSDPMYVTFNGKIFRYVEEPIKAKPGDYVRIYFLNSGPNLLSTFHIVGIIWDFVYWQGNPDAVMQGGQSVTAGPADSWVIEFRMPPDEGSYYMITHAVGSTDRGAIGLLVCDDSAKTPAVVLGDGPTYDTKEMEEIKSKSTRTISPFEPGSPDVDVPVVYDETTKEVTIKIIGNSFSPKVVKVTPGTKVKWVNEDVFSYMEGEFAGIHNVVTYEGPNNFTSELLAHTESFEYTFEDEGEYKYMCTPHPYMRGVVTVQESQTTSSASGGLLNTILPIISFAMLLIVLFLVSSIKRKYNTVNV, encoded by the coding sequence ATGGCTAGCTCACAGTACTCGCAACAAGTATCTTCAGTTGTGACCTCAACTACAGGAAGAACAATACAGGTTCCAGATAAAGAAGGTGATAAGAAGGAATTTATTGAAATAATAAACAGAGATAATGGGCTTTCAATTCCGCCAACAAGCTATGTACCGCAGAATACTGCATCTACAAAAAAGGTAAGCATAGATTTGTATGAAGGTGAAGTGTATATTGGAAACGGAGTTATGTATAAAGGATTTGTAACCAATGGAACAATTCCCGGTCCTACAATAATTGTAGAAGAAGGTGACATAGTAGAATTTACAGTCAATAATAAAGGTAATGTACCACACGGAGCATCAATTCACGCGGCATATACTCAAACTTCAAAATACCTGGGTAAGATTCCTTCCGGTGAAAGCAGAACGATGGTATTTAAAGTTACAGTCCCTGGTGTATATATGTATCACTGCGCACCGGGTGGCCATGCAATCCCAATGCATATAATATTTGGTCAATATGGTATGATGGTTGTAAAGCCAAAGAAGCAATATAAGATGGAACAAATACTTAACAAAAAACCGGATGTTGAGATATATTTAAATCAGCATGAATTTTATGCAAGTGGTAAAGATGCTGTAACAAGTGATCCAATGTATGTTACATTCAACGGAAAGATATTCCGATATGTAGAGGAGCCAATAAAAGCAAAGCCGGGTGATTATGTTAGGATATATTTTTTAAATTCAGGTCCTAATCTGCTGTCCACATTCCACATTGTTGGAATAATATGGGATTTTGTTTATTGGCAGGGAAATCCGGATGCTGTAATGCAAGGTGGTCAGAGTGTTACAGCTGGTCCAGCTGATTCATGGGTAATAGAATTTAGAATGCCCCCTGATGAGGGATCATATTATATGATCACGCACGCAGTAGGATCAACAGACAGAGGAGCAATAGGCTTACTGGTATGTGATGACAGTGCTAAGACGCCGGCGGTTGTACTAGGAGATGGACCTACCTACGATACTAAGGAAATGGAAGAGATCAAATCCAAATCAACAAGGACAATATCACCATTTGAGCCTGGTAGTCCAGATGTGGATGTGCCTGTAGTATATGATGAAACTACGAAGGAAGTAACAATTAAGATTATAGGAAATTCATTCAGTCCAAAGGTTGTTAAAGTTACACCTGGGACGAAAGTCAAGTGGGTAAATGAGGATGTATTCTCATATATGGAGGGGGAGTTTGCCGGAATACACAATGTAGTGACGTACGAGGGTCCCAATAATTTTACATCAGAGCTGTTGGCTCATACGGAATCATTTGAGTATACATTCGAAGATGAAGGTGAGTATAAATATATGTGTACTCCGCATCCATATATGAGAGGTGTAGTGACTGTACAAGAGTCTCAAACAACATCATCGGCTTCAGGTGGATTGTTAAACACAATATTGCCAATTATATCATTTGCGATGCTACTTATAGTGTTGTTCTTGGTAAGTTCCATAAAAAGAAAATATAATACTGTAAATGTTTAA
- a CDS encoding DUF488 family protein, whose product MKFTIKRVYEEPDKKDGYRILVDRLWPRGLTKEKARVDLWLKDIAPSTKLRKWFDHDPEKWKEFEKRYILELKGNKEPVQILIEQIKKKDVTLVYGTKDEVHNEARVLLNEFKRHISARTKIMKKKL is encoded by the coding sequence ATGAAATTCACAATAAAAAGAGTTTATGAAGAACCTGATAAAAAGGATGGTTACCGAATCCTTGTAGACAGACTTTGGCCGCGTGGATTAACTAAAGAAAAGGCAAGGGTGGATTTATGGTTAAAAGATATAGCACCTTCAACTAAACTTAGGAAATGGTTTGATCACGATCCTGAAAAATGGAAAGAATTTGAAAAAAGATATATATTAGAACTCAAAGGAAATAAAGAACCTGTGCAAATTTTAATAGAGCAAATTAAGAAAAAAGATGTAACCTTAGTTTATGGCACAAAAGATGAAGTCCACAATGAGGCTCGTGTGCTTTTGAACGAATTCAAAAGGCACATCTCTGCTCGAACCAAAATTATGAAAAAAAAATTGTAA
- a CDS encoding hemerythrin domain-containing protein encodes MGKPLKRIDEIKPFSRDHHHSLLLCWKIKTGLKKGIPINRIKAYTDWFYKNHIVHHFELEEKHLYPVLGIDNELIKQAIEEHKQLTKLFTEKNNIDNNLELITTELEKHIRFEEGILFNEIQKAASDDQLMKFEQIHSDERFVDNLSDEFWLYKE; translated from the coding sequence ATGGGAAAACCATTAAAAAGAATTGATGAAATTAAGCCATTTAGTAGAGATCATCACCATAGCTTATTATTATGCTGGAAGATAAAAACTGGTTTAAAGAAAGGAATTCCTATCAACAGAATAAAAGCATATACTGACTGGTTTTATAAAAATCACATTGTTCATCATTTTGAATTGGAAGAAAAGCATTTGTACCCGGTTTTAGGAATTGATAATGAATTGATTAAGCAGGCGATTGAAGAGCATAAGCAACTAACTAAACTTTTTACTGAAAAAAATAATATTGATAACAATCTGGAGTTAATTACTACTGAGCTTGAAAAACATATTCGGTTTGAAGAAGGAATCTTATTCAATGAGATTCAAAAAGCTGCTTCTGATGATCAATTGATGAAATTTGAACAGATACATTCCGACGAAAGATTTGTTGACAATTTAAGTGATGAATTTTGGCTATATAAAGAATAA
- the tal gene encoding transaldolase has protein sequence METNKVKHILDFGQSIWLDLLDRKIMDSGELRKLIKEDGIRGLTSNPAIFEKAISNSTAYDEDIAALSKQKTSTSEVFFGLAIKDIKRAADFFKPVYDETKGEDGFVSLEVSPHLALDTEGTITQVKELWQAVDRKNVMIKIPGTQEGLPAIRHCISKGININVTLLFGLPRYKEVADAYVYGLEDRLNSNQTIDQMASVASFFLSRIDVMIDPMLEKKGLSTLTGEVAIASAKKAYEIYQEVINSDRFKKLEAKGAKRQRVLWASTSSKDPSFSDVKYVEALIGTETINTIPLEIWRTRNSRKGLKRLSRLRASETPQL, from the coding sequence ATGGAAACAAATAAAGTAAAACACATACTCGATTTCGGTCAGAGCATCTGGCTCGATTTACTGGATCGCAAAATTATGGACTCGGGGGAATTAAGGAAACTAATTAAAGAAGATGGAATCAGGGGCCTTACATCCAACCCTGCTATTTTTGAAAAGGCAATCAGCAACAGCACCGCATATGATGAAGATATTGCAGCACTTTCAAAACAAAAAACCAGCACCAGTGAAGTATTTTTTGGCCTTGCGATCAAAGATATTAAACGTGCCGCTGATTTTTTTAAACCGGTTTATGATGAAACCAAAGGGGAAGATGGTTTTGTGAGCCTTGAGGTTTCTCCCCACCTTGCTCTCGATACAGAGGGAACCATAACTCAGGTAAAAGAATTATGGCAAGCAGTTGATCGAAAAAATGTAATGATCAAAATTCCTGGTACACAGGAAGGCTTGCCGGCCATTCGACATTGTATCAGCAAAGGGATAAATATTAATGTAACCTTGCTGTTTGGTTTGCCCAGATATAAGGAAGTAGCTGATGCCTATGTATACGGCCTTGAAGACAGATTGAATTCTAACCAAACCATTGATCAGATGGCATCAGTAGCAAGTTTTTTTCTCAGCCGTATTGATGTTATGATTGATCCGATGCTGGAGAAAAAAGGGTTGAGTACTCTGACAGGAGAAGTGGCTATCGCTTCCGCAAAAAAGGCTTATGAAATTTACCAGGAGGTAATAAATAGTGACCGCTTTAAAAAACTGGAAGCAAAAGGAGCAAAACGACAACGAGTATTGTGGGCTAGCACAAGTAGTAAAGATCCTTCATTCAGCGATGTGAAATATGTGGAGGCTTTAATAGGTACAGAGACCATCAATACAATTCCCTTGGAAATATGGCGAACGAGGAATTCGAGGAAGGGCTTAAAGCGCTTATCAAGATTGCGAGCCTCAGAAACACCGCAATTATGA
- a CDS encoding T9SS type A sorting domain-containing protein, whose protein sequence is MKIKLILILFIISSGICNAQWILQPSGTTNILRDVEMVNENTGWICGDGGIILKTTNGGENWINVPNPASGKPLFDIDVVDANTMYCVGWFETILKSTNGGDNWFAIRNGQIGGTASYYTCSFINKDTGWICGDLQKILRTTNGGISFDSTYIFIADMFEIYFKNSFDGLLTGEGDIVKRSTDGGINWYQANINLPSNLPGFEDFCFINQNTGFMPARDGRIFKTTDFGNNWDTISRITFTNEDLRTIDFVNSNTGFVGGTTALLYSTTNGGYNWTRENIGFLTIRRLRFVNDTIGWVVGTSGRIYKTTTGGDPITGITNNTITFDNFELSQNYPNPFNNSTLINYSVRRNGYYKLEVFNIEGKLVKELFSDYRQSGSYSIRFESSALSSGVYFYRLSSVLNSQTKKFLLIK, encoded by the coding sequence ATGAAAATTAAACTAATACTTATCCTGTTCATTATTTCCTCAGGAATATGCAATGCACAATGGATTCTACAGCCTTCAGGTACGACAAATATACTTCGAGATGTTGAAATGGTTAATGAAAACACAGGATGGATCTGCGGCGATGGAGGAATAATACTAAAGACAACAAATGGCGGAGAGAATTGGATTAACGTTCCAAACCCGGCATCTGGAAAGCCCCTATTTGACATCGATGTAGTCGATGCCAATACCATGTATTGCGTTGGATGGTTTGAGACAATTCTAAAAAGTACTAACGGCGGTGATAACTGGTTTGCAATTAGAAATGGTCAGATAGGCGGTACAGCAAGTTATTATACTTGTAGCTTTATAAATAAAGATACGGGTTGGATTTGCGGAGATCTTCAAAAAATTCTAAGAACCACCAACGGAGGAATATCTTTTGATTCAACATATATATTTATCGCAGATATGTTTGAGATATACTTTAAGAACTCGTTTGACGGGTTGTTAACAGGCGAAGGAGACATTGTTAAAAGATCCACAGATGGAGGTATAAACTGGTACCAGGCAAATATTAATCTGCCTTCAAATCTACCCGGGTTTGAGGATTTTTGTTTCATTAACCAAAATACAGGATTCATGCCGGCAAGAGATGGTAGGATATTTAAAACAACAGATTTTGGTAATAACTGGGATACAATTTCCCGGATAACGTTTACAAATGAAGACCTCCGTACGATAGATTTTGTTAATAGTAATACCGGCTTTGTTGGAGGGACTACTGCACTTTTGTATAGTACGACAAATGGCGGATATAACTGGACAAGGGAAAACATCGGGTTTTTAACTATCAGAAGACTTCGATTTGTAAATGACACTATAGGCTGGGTTGTTGGGACATCTGGAAGAATATACAAAACAACTACCGGCGGAGATCCAATCACTGGAATTACAAACAATACAATCACTTTTGATAATTTTGAATTAAGTCAGAATTACCCTAACCCATTTAACAATTCTACATTGATTAATTATTCGGTTAGAAGAAATGGATATTACAAGCTTGAAGTTTTTAATATAGAAGGAAAACTTGTTAAAGAGTTGTTTTCCGATTACAGACAGTCAGGGAGTTATAGCATAAGGTTTGAGAGCAGTGCGCTTTCAAGTGGGGTTTATTTTTACCGCTTGAGTTCAGTGCTCAATTCCCAAACTAAAAAATTTTTATTGATTAAATAA
- the ric gene encoding iron-sulfur cluster repair di-iron protein codes for MIVEKENRIGDLVTKNFQSARVFEEFGLDYCCGGKKSINQACKDKGIDENLVIEKLSRLEEDNSSSSHYGDWDAGFLADYIVNNHHRYIRKNIPSIENHLQKVISAHGERNPEVVKVGEQFKIMKDDLLMHMSKEEKMLFPYIHKLYLAKNNSQVISVPPFGKVQNPIKVMEEEHQQAGDDMAKISKLTNNYTPPNNSCGTFRVLYSELKDFEKDLHVHVHLENNILFPKAMELEYSVMKIDQDSCSM; via the coding sequence ATGATAGTAGAAAAAGAAAACAGAATCGGTGATCTGGTCACAAAGAATTTCCAATCAGCCAGAGTATTTGAAGAGTTTGGACTGGATTATTGCTGCGGTGGAAAGAAAAGCATCAATCAAGCCTGTAAAGATAAAGGGATTGATGAAAATTTAGTGATTGAGAAATTATCCAGACTTGAAGAGGATAATTCATCCTCCAGCCATTACGGAGATTGGGATGCCGGATTCCTTGCAGATTATATTGTGAATAATCACCATAGATATATTAGAAAAAATATTCCAAGTATAGAAAATCATTTACAAAAAGTGATATCAGCTCATGGTGAAAGGAACCCCGAAGTTGTGAAAGTAGGGGAGCAATTCAAGATAATGAAAGATGATCTTTTGATGCATATGTCAAAAGAAGAGAAGATGTTATTCCCATATATTCATAAATTGTATTTGGCAAAAAATAACTCACAGGTTATTTCTGTACCACCCTTTGGGAAAGTACAAAACCCGATTAAAGTAATGGAAGAAGAGCACCAGCAAGCCGGCGATGATATGGCGAAAATAAGTAAGCTAACGAATAACTATACACCTCCTAATAATTCCTGCGGGACTTTTCGTGTTTTGTATAGTGAATTAAAGGATTTTGAAAAAGATCTGCACGTACACGTTCACTTAGAAAATAATATACTTTTTCCAAAAGCTATGGAACTTGAATATAGTGTAATGAAAATAGATCAGGATTCCTGCAGCATGTAA
- the folE gene encoding GTP cyclohydrolase I FolE: MEDVINNSLSEVYTDVLYQDNSIELSEDEKINKIEFHFEQIMRTLGLNLNDDSLSGTPKRVAKMFVKEMFSGLNPDNKPEITLFENKYGYENMLVEKDITLYSYCEHHFVPIIGKVHVAYIPGRKVMGLSKINRLVQYYAKRPQVQERLTMQISEALKEVVQHNDVAVIIDAEHLCVSSRGIKDTKSTTITSIYSGKFKNIIVRDEFLSYLNKR; the protein is encoded by the coding sequence ATGGAAGATGTAATAAACAATAGTTTAAGCGAAGTCTATACTGATGTGTTGTATCAGGATAATTCTATTGAGCTAAGCGAAGACGAAAAAATTAATAAGATAGAATTTCATTTTGAGCAAATAATGCGCACGCTAGGGCTTAATCTTAATGATGACAGCTTGAGTGGTACTCCAAAAAGGGTGGCGAAAATGTTCGTGAAGGAAATGTTCAGCGGATTAAATCCTGATAATAAGCCGGAGATAACCCTTTTTGAAAACAAGTATGGCTATGAAAATATGCTAGTCGAAAAGGATATTACTCTTTACTCTTATTGCGAACATCATTTTGTGCCAATCATTGGAAAAGTACACGTTGCTTATATTCCCGGAAGGAAAGTAATGGGTTTATCAAAGATAAACCGCCTGGTGCAGTATTATGCAAAACGTCCCCAGGTGCAGGAACGGCTCACGATGCAGATATCAGAAGCATTAAAAGAAGTAGTACAGCATAACGATGTTGCAGTTATTATTGATGCGGAACATTTGTGCGTATCATCTAGAGGAATCAAAGATACTAAAAGTACAACTATTACATCAATTTATTCCGGCAAATTTAAAAATATAATTGTCAGAGATGAATTTCTATCATACTTAAATAAGAGGTAA
- the tkt gene encoding transketolase — MKTETTSIQQKAIDTVRILAADAVQKANSGHPGAPMGLASVGHVLWTESMNYNPRNHEWPNRDRFILSNGHACMLQYSFLYLTGYDITLNDIKKFRQLHSKTAGHPEYGLLAGIEVTTGPLGQGFANGVGFAIAQKYMAARYNKPGFDIFNYKIYAICSDGDLMEGITSEAASLAGHLQLGNMIYLYDNNHITIEGNTNLTFDEDLAQRFEAFGWHVQVLADGNDLEALSSAIKNAQNETNRPSLIKVRTHIGYGSPNKADTARAHGSPLGEEEIKLVKKSFGFEPDRNFDIPDEVLNYYRKAGIRGIKKEQDWNELYKRYKEKYTVLVNEYELLSSGRLPEGWKEKLLVFKTGEKIATRKASEKVLNVIADYLPNLIGGSADLAPSTYTDLEKYKSFSVEDRNGRNFHFGIREHAMGAILNGLALSKIIIPYGATFLIFSEYMRPPIRLAAIMKIRPIFIYTHDSIGLGEDGTTHQPVEQLISLRSIPNITFIRPADANETVQAWRVALEHTDGPVAIILTRQGVPVIDQEKYTKADELEKGAYILSESETYPQIILIGTGSEVQLIIAAQQKLKEQNIEARVVSMPSWELFEKQDAAYKEKIFPQTLRKRLAVEAGSPLGWHKYVTDEGDVVGINTFGHSAPAEELFKLFGFTIDNVVTRAKKLLEK; from the coding sequence ATGAAAACAGAAACAACATCTATTCAGCAAAAGGCAATTGACACAGTGCGTATATTAGCGGCTGATGCAGTTCAAAAAGCAAACTCTGGTCATCCGGGAGCTCCTATGGGGCTTGCCTCTGTAGGCCATGTTTTATGGACGGAATCCATGAACTATAATCCGCGTAATCATGAATGGCCTAATCGCGACAGGTTTATTTTGTCTAACGGCCATGCCTGCATGTTACAATACAGTTTTTTGTACCTAACAGGTTATGATATCACATTGAATGATATTAAAAAATTCCGACAATTACATAGCAAAACTGCAGGACATCCTGAATATGGATTGTTAGCGGGCATTGAAGTTACAACTGGACCATTAGGTCAGGGCTTTGCCAATGGAGTGGGATTTGCTATTGCGCAAAAATATATGGCTGCCCGGTACAATAAGCCGGGCTTCGATATTTTCAATTATAAAATTTATGCTATCTGCAGCGATGGTGATTTGATGGAAGGCATAACTTCTGAAGCCGCATCTTTGGCAGGACATCTCCAATTAGGCAACATGATTTATTTGTATGATAATAACCATATTACAATTGAAGGGAATACCAACCTAACATTTGATGAGGACCTTGCACAACGTTTTGAAGCCTTTGGCTGGCACGTTCAAGTACTTGCAGATGGCAATGATTTAGAAGCGTTATCCTCGGCTATAAAAAATGCCCAAAATGAAACCAATCGTCCTTCCCTGATAAAAGTTCGTACACATATAGGCTATGGTAGCCCCAACAAAGCAGATACTGCCAGAGCACATGGTTCCCCTTTGGGTGAAGAAGAAATAAAACTGGTGAAGAAAAGCTTTGGTTTTGAACCTGATAGGAATTTTGATATTCCAGATGAAGTTTTAAATTATTATCGTAAAGCCGGTATTAGGGGAATAAAAAAGGAACAGGATTGGAACGAATTGTACAAGCGCTATAAAGAAAAATATACAGTGCTGGTGAATGAATATGAATTATTAAGCAGCGGTAGGTTGCCTGAAGGGTGGAAGGAAAAGTTATTGGTTTTTAAAACCGGAGAAAAGATTGCAACCCGAAAAGCTTCGGAAAAAGTTCTGAATGTAATTGCTGACTATTTGCCCAACTTGATTGGTGGTTCGGCAGATCTGGCTCCATCCACATATACGGACCTAGAGAAATACAAATCATTTTCAGTTGAGGATCGTAACGGACGCAACTTCCACTTCGGTATTAGGGAACATGCCATGGGTGCTATCTTAAATGGATTAGCCCTTAGCAAAATTATTATTCCTTATGGCGCAACCTTCCTTATTTTCTCCGAATATATGCGGCCGCCCATTCGCCTCGCAGCCATCATGAAAATTCGTCCAATATTTATTTACACGCATGATAGTATCGGATTGGGTGAAGATGGAACAACGCATCAGCCCGTTGAACAATTAATCTCATTAAGGTCTATACCAAACATAACGTTTATTCGCCCAGCCGATGCTAATGAAACAGTGCAGGCATGGAGAGTTGCTTTGGAACATACCGATGGTCCGGTAGCGATTATATTAACAAGACAGGGAGTTCCAGTAATTGACCAGGAAAAATACACGAAAGCTGATGAACTGGAAAAAGGAGCCTACATTCTATCCGAATCAGAAACATATCCTCAAATAATTTTGATCGGTACCGGCTCTGAAGTTCAATTAATAATAGCAGCTCAGCAGAAATTAAAAGAGCAAAACATTGAGGCCCGTGTAGTAAGTATGCCTTCGTGGGAATTGTTTGAAAAACAGGATGCCGCTTATAAAGAAAAAATATTTCCACAAACATTGAGAAAAAGATTGGCTGTAGAAGCCGGCTCACCACTAGGCTGGCATAAATATGTAACCGATGAGGGCGATGTTGTCGGCATCAACACATTCGGACATTCTGCACCTGCAGAAGAATTGTTTAAATTATTTGGATTTACAATTGACAATGTGGTGACCAGGGCAAAAAAACTACTTGAAAAATGA
- a CDS encoding NAD(P)H-dependent oxidoreductase produces MFWACNNNTCSRASEIKNSDRVIVGSLRKESYNLKTANALIALAPDSLSLELLNITNLPMFNEDLEATPPNEWVEFRKQIINADGLLFLTPEYNRSVPGVLKNAIDVGSRPYIQNSWAGKPAAIVSVSTGNISGFGANHHLRQSMVFVNVATMAQPEAYIGGAATLFDDKGKLTNDSTKAFLNSFMAAFEKWVDTNAQK; encoded by the coding sequence GTGTTTTGGGCATGCAACAATAATACTTGTTCAAGGGCATCAGAAATTAAAAACAGCGATCGAGTTATCGTAGGAAGCTTACGCAAAGAATCATATAACCTTAAAACAGCAAATGCACTAATTGCTCTTGCGCCGGACTCTTTATCGCTTGAACTTTTAAACATAACGAATCTTCCAATGTTCAATGAAGATCTGGAAGCAACTCCTCCAAATGAATGGGTAGAATTCCGGAAACAAATCATTAATGCTGATGGACTTCTTTTCCTCACCCCTGAATATAATCGCTCAGTACCCGGTGTTTTGAAAAATGCAATTGACGTAGGCTCCCGTCCGTACATACAAAATTCATGGGCTGGAAAACCGGCAGCAATTGTTAGTGTTTCAACTGGTAACATTAGCGGATTCGGAGCTAATCACCATTTGAGACAGTCCATGGTTTTTGTAAATGTGGCCACCATGGCGCAGCCGGAAGCATACATTGGAGGAGCTGCAACACTTTTTGACGATAAAGGAAAGCTGACCAACGACTCTACTAAAGCCTTCCTGAATAGTTTTATGGCAGCTTTTGAAAAATGGGTTGATACAAATGCACAGAAATAA
- a CDS encoding phosphoribosylpyrophosphate synthetase translates to MKQYSNLIEAINELTKRGYTFNFNIDTDCIECVENHIRLRPHEFEIDEVHRFQEMSDIDNESILYAISSTQNNVKGLLVNAYSIYADTASAELARKLTHIR, encoded by the coding sequence ATGAAACAATATTCTAATCTTATTGAAGCAATAAACGAACTGACAAAACGAGGTTATACATTCAATTTCAATATAGATACTGATTGTATTGAGTGTGTTGAAAACCATATTCGACTCCGCCCTCATGAATTTGAAATTGACGAAGTGCATAGATTTCAGGAAATGTCAGATATAGATAATGAGAGTATTTTATATGCTATATCATCAACACAAAATAATGTTAAAGGGCTTTTAGTGAACGCATATAGTATTTATGCCGACACTGCCTCGGCTGAATTGGCTCGGAAACTAACTCATATCAGGTAA